One genomic segment of Flagellimonas marinaquae includes these proteins:
- a CDS encoding acyloxyacyl hydrolase, producing MRYLLGLILLLTSFLGISQSDEDPKKFVLDANQFYGSILLHNPDISHLITNHPAGVILGISRKTYGQKEWEADFGYPDTGYTFVYQNTNNPTLGDHFGLYGHYNFYFLKRNVQLRVAQGLAYNANPYDKDENFRNNAYGSHILSSTLLMLNYHKENLFAGLGVNAGLSFIHYSNANFKAPNTSTNTFAFNIGLTYNLDHETTYKYLKPESTGEISEPVRYNLVFRAGANESDVINMGRYGFAIVSAYADKRLGKRSAIQLGTDIFFSNFLKELIRYQSISFPELDVDPDADYKRVGVFIGHELFVNKMSVVAQLGYYVYYPFDFEGKIYNRIGMKRYFGKRIFGAVTLKSHGAKAEAVEFGIGIRL from the coding sequence ATGAGGTACCTACTTGGCCTAATTCTATTGTTGACTTCATTTTTAGGGATTTCCCAATCCGATGAAGATCCAAAAAAATTCGTGTTGGATGCGAATCAGTTTTACGGCTCCATATTGCTCCATAACCCGGATATTTCGCACTTGATCACCAATCATCCGGCAGGTGTAATTCTTGGAATAAGTAGAAAAACCTACGGACAAAAAGAATGGGAAGCGGATTTTGGTTATCCAGATACAGGCTACACCTTTGTTTATCAAAATACGAACAATCCAACCCTTGGTGATCATTTTGGACTTTACGGACATTACAATTTTTACTTTCTGAAAAGAAATGTTCAATTGAGAGTTGCTCAGGGATTGGCTTACAATGCCAACCCGTACGATAAAGATGAAAATTTCAGGAACAATGCCTACGGAAGCCATATTTTGAGCAGTACCTTGTTGATGCTCAACTATCATAAAGAAAACCTCTTCGCCGGTTTGGGAGTGAATGCTGGGTTGTCTTTTATCCATTATTCCAATGCCAATTTTAAGGCGCCCAATACTTCTACCAATACGTTTGCCTTTAATATTGGCTTGACGTATAATTTAGATCATGAAACTACTTATAAGTATCTAAAACCAGAATCAACTGGGGAAATATCGGAGCCTGTTCGATATAACTTAGTGTTTCGGGCTGGAGCTAATGAAAGTGACGTAATAAACATGGGTCGTTATGGCTTTGCCATTGTTTCGGCCTATGCCGATAAACGTTTGGGAAAACGAAGCGCTATACAACTGGGAACCGATATTTTCTTTTCCAATTTTTTAAAGGAGTTGATTCGTTATCAATCCATATCGTTCCCAGAATTGGATGTTGACCCTGATGCCGATTATAAGCGGGTAGGGGTATTTATAGGTCATGAACTTTTTGTGAATAAGATGAGTGTTGTTGCCCAATTGGGATATTATGTGTACTACCCGTTCGATTTTGAGGGGAAAATCTACAATAGGATTGGTATGAAACGCTATTTTGGGAAGAGGATTTTTGGAGCGGTTACCCTAAAATCGCATGGGGCAAAAGCGGAAGCCGTAGAATTTGGAATAGGAATTAGACTATAG
- a CDS encoding NAD(P)/FAD-dependent oxidoreductase has product MIKTDIIIIGAGPTGLFTVFEAGLLKLKCYLIDALAQPGGQCSEIYPKKPIYDIPAYPEILAGTLVDNLMEQIKPFEPGFTLGERAETLEKQEDGSFIVTTSKGTQHQAPVVVIAGGLGSFEPRKPLIANIGLFESRGVEYMIKDPEQFRDKKVVISGGGDSALDWAIFLADVASEVSLVHRRNEFRGALDSVEKARELAKLGKIRLYTEAEVKEIHGKDELHAVVIKYNDQAKEDAYVETDYFIPLFGLSPKLGPIGNWGLEIEKNAIKVNNAKDYQTNIPGVFAIGDVNTYPGKLKLILSGFHEAAVMCQFAYQIINPDKRFVMKYTTVGGVQGFDGTKKEAKKEVVQSIN; this is encoded by the coding sequence ATGATCAAAACAGATATCATTATAATCGGGGCGGGACCAACGGGTTTGTTCACTGTTTTTGAAGCAGGATTGTTAAAGCTAAAATGTTATTTAATTGATGCATTGGCACAACCGGGAGGCCAATGTTCCGAGATCTATCCTAAAAAACCGATTTACGATATTCCAGCCTATCCAGAAATTTTGGCGGGTACCTTGGTGGATAATCTTATGGAGCAAATAAAGCCGTTCGAGCCTGGTTTTACGTTGGGTGAGCGAGCTGAAACTTTGGAAAAGCAAGAGGATGGATCCTTTATCGTGACTACAAGTAAAGGAACACAACATCAAGCTCCAGTGGTGGTTATTGCAGGGGGGTTAGGTTCTTTTGAACCTAGAAAACCTTTGATCGCCAATATCGGATTGTTCGAAAGTAGGGGTGTGGAGTACATGATTAAGGACCCAGAGCAATTCCGTGATAAAAAAGTAGTGATTTCTGGTGGTGGTGATTCAGCTTTGGACTGGGCCATATTTCTGGCCGATGTAGCCTCCGAGGTATCTTTGGTACACCGTAGAAACGAATTCCGTGGGGCTCTGGATTCGGTGGAAAAAGCGCGGGAGTTGGCCAAATTGGGCAAGATTCGACTATATACCGAAGCTGAGGTAAAAGAAATTCATGGGAAGGACGAATTGCATGCCGTCGTAATAAAATATAATGATCAAGCAAAGGAAGATGCTTACGTAGAAACCGATTATTTTATCCCGCTTTTTGGATTGTCGCCAAAACTGGGGCCTATCGGTAACTGGGGATTGGAAATCGAAAAGAATGCCATCAAAGTAAACAATGCAAAAGATTACCAGACCAATATTCCCGGCGTATTTGCCATTGGCGATGTAAATACCTATCCTGGGAAACTTAAATTGATTTTGTCGGGCTTCCACGAAGCTGCCGTGATGTGCCAATTTGCCTATCAAATCATTAATCCAGATAAGCGATTTGTAATGAAGTATACCACGGTGGGTGGTGTTCAAGGATTTGATGGTACCAAAAAAGAAGCCAAAAAAGAAGTGGTACAGAGTATCAACTAG
- a CDS encoding head GIN domain-containing protein, translating to MREQIDLPEFAKITVFENLNVVLKQGNVQSVEIETGEYLRNEVTAIVEEDRLVLRNENSCNYVRDYGLTTVYITSPNLTEIRSSTGLLISSDGVLEYPSLSLIAESFNNPETETTDGSFDIELKSSTVRITVNGIAYFKLRGETENLNVNIAAGDSRIEAQLLVSENVNLNHRGSNDVFVNPQQSISGVISGTGDVISVNTPPEVDVEEIFNGRLIFQD from the coding sequence GTGCGTGAACAGATCGATCTTCCCGAATTTGCCAAGATCACTGTTTTTGAAAACCTTAATGTGGTGCTAAAACAAGGCAATGTACAATCGGTGGAAATAGAAACTGGGGAATATTTGCGAAATGAAGTTACCGCCATTGTGGAAGAGGACCGTTTAGTTCTTAGAAATGAAAATAGCTGTAACTATGTCCGCGATTATGGTTTGACAACCGTGTACATTACTTCTCCGAATTTGACCGAAATAAGGAGTAGCACAGGACTGTTGATTTCGAGTGATGGGGTTTTGGAATATCCTAGTTTAAGTTTAATTGCCGAAAGTTTTAATAACCCGGAAACCGAGACTACAGATGGTTCTTTTGATATAGAATTAAAGTCATCTACGGTTAGAATTACAGTAAACGGCATTGCTTATTTTAAGCTTCGTGGCGAAACCGAAAACCTAAATGTAAATATCGCAGCAGGGGATTCAAGGATAGAGGCCCAACTACTGGTGTCCGAAAATGTTAACTTAAACCATAGAGGTTCCAACGATGTTTTTGTGAATCCGCAGCAAAGTATAAGCGGAGTAATTAGTGGAACAGGGGATGTAATCAGTGTGAACACTCCGCCTGAGGTTGACGTAGAGGAAATCTTCAATGGTAGATTGATTTTCCAAGATTAA
- a CDS encoding SDR family NAD(P)-dependent oxidoreductase, whose translation MNKAKIALVTGGSRGLGEDMAIKLSKKGFHVLLTYHSNKKEADKTVNQIEKNGQKAYALQLDVADNQSFDAFVGETKRVLNSYFEASTINFLINNAGIGINTPILETTEDQFDVLVNVHFKGVFFLTQKLLPILSDGGAIVNISSGLTRFSFPGFSVYGSLKAAVETLTRYQAKELAGRRIRANVVAPGAIETDFGGGSNKNDEGKRTAITNITALGRVGVPDDVGGVVAFLCTEEAKWINGQRIEVSGGMLL comes from the coding sequence ATGAACAAAGCAAAAATAGCATTGGTAACAGGAGGAAGCCGCGGACTTGGCGAGGATATGGCCATCAAATTGTCTAAAAAAGGATTCCATGTTCTGTTGACATACCATAGCAATAAAAAAGAAGCTGATAAAACGGTAAACCAAATTGAAAAAAATGGTCAAAAAGCATATGCACTCCAGCTGGATGTGGCGGACAATCAAAGTTTTGATGCCTTTGTGGGTGAAACAAAAAGAGTGTTGAACAGCTATTTTGAAGCATCAACGATTAATTTTTTAATAAATAATGCAGGAATAGGAATCAATACTCCTATACTCGAGACTACCGAAGATCAGTTCGATGTTTTGGTGAATGTCCACTTTAAAGGAGTCTTTTTTCTAACCCAAAAATTGTTGCCCATACTATCAGATGGAGGTGCTATTGTGAACATTTCGAGTGGATTGACCCGTTTTTCATTTCCCGGATTTTCGGTGTACGGTTCCTTGAAAGCAGCAGTTGAGACCTTGACAAGATACCAGGCGAAAGAATTGGCAGGCCGAAGAATAAGGGCAAATGTGGTAGCACCTGGGGCCATTGAGACCGATTTTGGTGGTGGATCCAATAAAAATGATGAAGGAAAAAGAACGGCCATAACCAATATTACGGCATTGGGTCGAGTAGGAGTCCCGGACGATGTTGGAGGCGTGGTTGCATTTTTATGCACTGAAGAAGCCAAATGGATCAATGGGCAGCGTATCGAAGTATCCGGGGGAATGCTGCTGTAA
- a CDS encoding four helix bundle protein codes for MEYIELDVWKESRELVKLVYDLTKVFPKEEIYGLTNQIRRCSCSIPSNIAEGCGRKTPNDTIRFLYIARGSLYELETQLFLSFDQEYLSQKELDLILSQIVLCKKLLNGFISYYGSL; via the coding sequence ATGGAATATATCGAATTGGATGTTTGGAAAGAATCGCGTGAATTGGTTAAGTTGGTTTATGACTTGACCAAAGTATTTCCAAAGGAAGAAATATATGGCCTGACCAATCAAATAAGAAGATGTAGTTGTTCGATACCTTCAAATATTGCAGAAGGATGTGGTAGAAAAACTCCAAATGATACCATTCGATTTTTATACATTGCAAGAGGTTCATTATATGAGTTGGAGACACAATTGTTTTTGTCATTTGATCAAGAATATTTAAGTCAAAAGGAATTGGATTTAATTTTGAGTCAAATAGTACTTTGCAAAAAGTTGTTAAATGGTTTTATAAGTTATTATGGATCTCTCTAA
- a CDS encoding helix-turn-helix domain-containing protein — protein MFTLEDFYGKLQLPIPEGIGKDIGHFNVFNINEYRTKLNKGEMRYDRRSYFKISLISGKNRAEYADKVIQINDKALLFASPKIPYHYLPKEGEQAGYFCVFTENFLSKDKSGVILEKFPLFQPGSYPILTISNQEYADLELLFQKMDSELSSDYPFKFDLIRAYIIELLHIGQKLQPKLPTENSHNASTRITDMFVELLERQFPINSRVQRLMLKTANDYAAQLAVHANHLNKVLKETTGLTTTTIIHSRIFEEAKILLNNTDWTISEIAFSLGFEEVAHFSNFFKKHAQLSPLKFRSALKV, from the coding sequence ATGTTCACGCTTGAGGACTTTTATGGAAAACTCCAATTGCCCATTCCCGAGGGTATCGGCAAGGACATTGGACATTTTAATGTGTTCAATATTAACGAGTACCGCACAAAGTTGAACAAGGGAGAAATGCGATATGATCGCCGTTCTTATTTTAAAATAAGCTTGATCAGTGGTAAGAACAGGGCGGAATATGCCGATAAGGTAATTCAAATAAATGATAAGGCGCTGTTGTTCGCATCGCCCAAAATCCCATATCACTATCTGCCAAAGGAAGGGGAACAGGCGGGGTATTTTTGTGTCTTCACCGAAAATTTTTTATCTAAAGATAAGAGTGGGGTTATTTTAGAAAAGTTCCCGTTATTTCAACCGGGAAGTTATCCTATCCTAACAATTTCCAATCAAGAATACGCCGACTTGGAACTGCTTTTTCAAAAAATGGATAGCGAATTGTCTTCCGATTATCCCTTTAAATTCGATTTGATTCGTGCCTATATTATTGAATTGCTGCACATAGGGCAAAAACTCCAACCAAAACTCCCAACAGAAAACAGTCATAATGCCTCTACCCGTATTACGGATATGTTTGTTGAATTGCTCGAGCGACAGTTTCCTATAAATTCGAGGGTTCAACGATTGATGCTCAAAACGGCCAACGATTATGCCGCACAATTGGCCGTGCACGCCAATCATTTAAACAAGGTTTTAAAGGAGACCACAGGCCTCACCACTACCACTATTATTCATTCCAGAATTTTTGAGGAAGCCAAGATCTTGCTCAATAACACCGATTGGACCATTTCTGAAATCGCATTTAGTCTTGGGTTTGAAGAAGTAGCACATTTTTCCAACTTTTTTAAAAAACACGCACAACTTTCCCCTTTAAAATTTAGGTCGGCCCTCAAAGTTTGA
- a CDS encoding homocysteine S-methyltransferase family protein: MEKIEDILKKRILVLDGAMGTMLQRYKFKEEDFRGERFKDWTSDLQGNNDLLSLTQPEAVKEVHRSFLQAGADILETNTFSGTTIAMADYGMEELVYELNYESAKLAKEVADEFTDKNPNKPRLVAGSIGPTNKTASMSPDVNDPGFRAISFDELRIAYKQQVEALLDGGVDILLVETIFDTLNAKAALFAIEEVKDERNIEVPVMVSGTITDASGRTLSGQTAEAFLISISHIPILSVGFNCALGAKQLVPHLEVVSAKSEFAVSAHPNAGLPNAFGEYDETPEQMAAQIKEYVEKGLVNIVGGCCGTTPEHIKAIAAVVKDYEPRSLSLTVIC; the protein is encoded by the coding sequence ATGGAAAAAATTGAAGATATATTGAAGAAACGGATTTTAGTGTTGGATGGAGCCATGGGTACCATGCTACAACGCTATAAATTCAAGGAGGAGGATTTTAGGGGCGAACGTTTCAAAGATTGGACAAGTGACCTACAAGGCAACAATGATCTACTATCTCTAACCCAACCTGAAGCGGTAAAAGAAGTACATCGCAGCTTTTTACAAGCTGGCGCTGATATTTTGGAAACCAATACCTTCTCGGGAACAACCATAGCTATGGCAGATTATGGTATGGAAGAATTGGTATACGAACTCAATTATGAATCGGCCAAGCTTGCAAAGGAAGTGGCCGATGAATTCACTGATAAAAACCCAAACAAACCAAGGTTAGTAGCGGGAAGTATTGGCCCGACCAATAAGACAGCCAGTATGTCGCCCGATGTGAATGACCCAGGATTTCGTGCCATATCCTTTGATGAACTTCGAATTGCATACAAACAACAAGTTGAGGCGCTGCTCGATGGCGGTGTGGATATTTTACTGGTGGAAACCATTTTTGATACACTGAATGCCAAGGCAGCTCTTTTTGCCATTGAGGAAGTAAAAGATGAGCGGAATATAGAAGTTCCCGTGATGGTCAGTGGTACCATTACCGATGCTTCGGGCAGAACATTGTCCGGTCAGACTGCCGAAGCCTTCTTGATTTCCATTTCACATATCCCGATTTTATCGGTAGGGTTCAACTGCGCGCTGGGAGCCAAACAATTGGTACCTCATTTAGAGGTGGTTTCCGCCAAATCCGAATTTGCGGTTTCTGCACACCCCAATGCGGGGTTGCCCAATGCCTTTGGTGAATACGATGAAACACCAGAGCAAATGGCCGCACAAATAAAAGAATACGTAGAAAAAGGGTTGGTAAATATCGTAGGTGGATGTTGTGGAACCACTCCGGAACATATCAAGGCCATTGCCGCTGTAGTAAAGGATTATGAGCCAAGGTCACTATCGTTAACCGTAATTTGTTAA
- the cobA gene encoding uroporphyrinogen-III C-methyltransferase, which produces MRKGKLTVVGAGPGDVELITLKGIKALQSADVVLYDALVSTELLEYTDQAEQIFVGKRKGCYAYQQEQINDLIVQRANLGLHVVRLKGGDPFVFGRGAEEMEHAAQYGIEVAVVPGISSSVSVPASQHIPVTKRGAAESFWVITGTTKEHKLSNDVALAAKSNATVIILMGMSKLGEIMELFKKEGKENTPVAIIQNGTTNHERVGIATVASIENKARGQQLSNPAIIVIGEVVNHRQKILDIQEEYQIKGEKLLEKN; this is translated from the coding sequence ATGCGTAAAGGAAAGTTGACCGTAGTTGGCGCAGGCCCGGGAGATGTGGAGTTGATTACCCTAAAAGGCATCAAGGCCTTACAAAGTGCAGACGTTGTGTTGTATGATGCATTGGTGTCCACGGAGTTATTGGAGTATACCGATCAGGCCGAGCAAATATTTGTGGGAAAGCGCAAAGGATGTTATGCTTATCAACAAGAGCAAATCAATGATTTGATCGTGCAACGAGCAAACCTAGGGCTGCATGTAGTGCGGTTAAAAGGAGGGGACCCATTTGTTTTTGGCCGTGGGGCAGAAGAAATGGAACATGCCGCTCAGTATGGAATCGAGGTTGCAGTTGTGCCGGGAATATCATCTTCGGTATCCGTACCGGCATCACAACATATTCCTGTGACCAAGAGAGGCGCCGCCGAAAGCTTTTGGGTCATTACAGGAACCACCAAAGAACATAAACTGTCCAACGATGTGGCTTTGGCCGCAAAATCCAACGCCACGGTCATCATACTTATGGGGATGTCCAAACTGGGGGAGATTATGGAACTCTTCAAAAAAGAAGGAAAAGAAAATACACCAGTGGCCATTATCCAAAATGGCACAACAAATCACGAAAGGGTTGGAATAGCAACTGTTGCCTCTATTGAGAACAAGGCAAGGGGGCAGCAGTTATCCAATCCAGCGATCATTGTAATCGGAGAAGTGGTGAATCACCGTCAAAAAATATTGGATATTCAAGAAGAGTATCAAATTAAGGGAGAAAAATTGCTAGAGAAAAATTAA
- the metH gene encoding methionine synthase — MEINEQRTTNNEQRFLRLSGLEPLVVTPDSNFINVGERTNVAGSKRFLRLIKEEKYDEALDVARDQVEGGAQIIDINMDDGLIDGKEAMVRFLNLIVSEPDIARVPIMIDSSKWEIIEAGLQVVQGKCVVNSISLKEGEEEFIRHAKLIKRYGAAVIVMAFDEVGQADNFERRIEIAKRSYDVLVNKVNFPPEDIIFDLNIFPVATGMEEHRKNAVDFIEATRWVRENLPYCSVSGGVSNVSFSFRGNNPVREAINSAFLFHAIKAGMNIGIVNPTMLEVYDDIPKDLLEYVEDVLLDRRDDATERLLEFAETVVGKAKESKVDLSWREEPLQDRITRALVKGIDQYIVEDVEEARQQATKPLEVIEGNLMTGMNVVGDLFGSGKMFLPQVVKSARVMKKAVAYLTPYIEASKDKDAKAAGKILMATVKGDVHDIGKNIVSVVLACNNYEIVDMGVMVPPEKIINKAKEEQVDIIGLSGLITPSLDEMVFLAKEMERQNFEVPLLIGGATTSKAHTAVKIDPQYSHSVVHVNDASRAVTVVGDLLQEETSVKYKKSIKLDYESFRDKFLNRSKHKEYLTLEDARKNKLQIEWNPSDIKKPNQLGVQVLEDFDLTKLEEFIDWSPFFRSWDLHGKYPDILNDEVVGEQAKELFKDAKELLKQVLDEKLLKGKAIFGLFPANQIDEDDIEVDKDGETFVFRTLRQQLKKRETVPNIGLADFIAPKDSGIQDYIGCFCVSTGFGTQELATEFEKNHDDYNSIMIKALADRLAEAFAEYLHKEVRTKHWGYAVDENLDNDALIKEKYRGIRPAPGYPACPDHLEKLTIWDMMKVEEKIGVKLTDSLAMWPAASVSGYYFGHPEAKYFGLGKIKQDQVQDFAERKNIKLEEAQKWLAPNIVDS; from the coding sequence ATGGAAATAAACGAACAACGAACAACGAACAACGAACAACGCTTTTTACGCCTGAGTGGCCTTGAACCATTGGTGGTAACCCCCGACAGTAATTTTATCAATGTGGGAGAACGGACCAATGTGGCAGGTTCCAAGCGTTTTTTACGGTTGATAAAGGAAGAAAAATACGACGAAGCCTTAGATGTTGCGCGTGATCAAGTGGAAGGTGGTGCCCAGATTATAGACATTAACATGGATGATGGTCTGATTGATGGAAAGGAAGCCATGGTCAGATTCCTGAATCTGATAGTTTCCGAACCGGATATTGCCCGCGTTCCCATTATGATTGATAGTTCCAAATGGGAAATCATCGAAGCGGGTCTGCAAGTGGTACAAGGAAAATGTGTAGTAAACTCCATTAGTCTAAAAGAAGGAGAAGAAGAATTTATCCGCCACGCCAAGTTGATAAAACGTTATGGAGCAGCTGTAATCGTGATGGCTTTTGACGAAGTTGGACAGGCAGATAATTTTGAACGACGAATTGAAATTGCCAAACGATCCTATGATGTGTTGGTCAACAAGGTCAATTTCCCACCGGAAGACATCATTTTCGATCTCAATATTTTTCCCGTGGCCACAGGAATGGAAGAACACAGGAAAAATGCAGTTGACTTTATTGAAGCCACTCGTTGGGTTAGGGAAAACTTGCCCTATTGCAGTGTTAGTGGAGGGGTAAGCAATGTGTCTTTTTCATTTCGGGGCAATAACCCGGTCCGTGAGGCTATTAATTCTGCCTTTTTGTTCCATGCCATAAAAGCCGGAATGAATATAGGCATCGTGAACCCTACCATGTTGGAGGTTTACGATGATATCCCTAAAGATCTTTTGGAATATGTGGAGGATGTGCTTTTGGATAGGCGTGATGATGCTACCGAAAGACTCTTGGAGTTTGCCGAAACCGTTGTAGGTAAAGCCAAAGAAAGCAAGGTGGATCTGTCTTGGCGGGAAGAACCGCTGCAAGATAGGATTACCCGTGCATTGGTCAAGGGAATAGATCAATATATCGTAGAAGATGTAGAAGAAGCTCGTCAGCAAGCAACCAAACCTTTGGAAGTCATCGAGGGCAACTTGATGACAGGTATGAATGTGGTTGGTGATTTGTTCGGTAGTGGAAAAATGTTCTTGCCACAGGTGGTTAAGTCTGCTAGGGTAATGAAAAAGGCTGTGGCCTATCTAACCCCTTATATTGAAGCTTCCAAAGATAAAGATGCCAAAGCAGCAGGTAAAATTTTGATGGCTACGGTTAAAGGCGATGTGCACGATATCGGGAAGAATATTGTGAGTGTGGTGCTGGCCTGTAATAATTACGAGATTGTAGATATGGGGGTGATGGTACCTCCTGAAAAAATCATCAATAAGGCCAAGGAAGAACAAGTGGATATTATCGGTTTGAGCGGTTTGATAACCCCATCTTTGGATGAAATGGTGTTTTTGGCCAAGGAAATGGAACGCCAAAACTTTGAAGTGCCCCTTTTGATTGGTGGCGCCACAACCAGCAAAGCTCACACTGCTGTAAAAATCGACCCGCAATACAGTCATTCTGTGGTGCATGTGAACGATGCTTCCAGAGCCGTAACCGTGGTGGGTGATTTGCTTCAGGAGGAGACTTCGGTGAAGTATAAAAAATCCATCAAACTGGATTACGAGAGTTTTCGCGATAAGTTTTTGAATCGTTCCAAGCACAAGGAATATTTGACGTTGGAAGATGCTCGAAAAAACAAATTGCAAATCGAATGGAATCCATCAGATATTAAAAAACCGAACCAATTGGGTGTTCAAGTGTTGGAAGATTTCGATTTGACTAAATTGGAGGAATTCATCGATTGGTCTCCATTCTTCCGAAGTTGGGATCTCCATGGAAAATATCCTGATATTTTGAACGATGAGGTGGTAGGGGAACAGGCCAAGGAGCTTTTTAAGGATGCCAAAGAACTTTTAAAACAAGTTTTGGACGAGAAACTGTTGAAAGGCAAAGCTATCTTTGGGTTATTTCCAGCCAATCAAATTGATGAAGATGATATTGAAGTAGACAAGGATGGTGAAACCTTTGTCTTTAGAACGCTGCGTCAACAATTAAAAAAGCGCGAAACTGTTCCAAATATCGGATTAGCAGATTTTATCGCCCCAAAAGATTCGGGAATTCAGGATTATATAGGTTGTTTTTGTGTGAGCACAGGATTTGGAACCCAAGAATTGGCCACTGAGTTTGAAAAGAATCACGATGATTACAATTCCATTATGATCAAAGCTCTGGCAGATAGGTTGGCTGAAGCTTTTGCTGAATATTTGCACAAGGAGGTTCGGACCAAACATTGGGGCTATGCAGTGGATGAGAATCTGGATAACGACGCTCTGATTAAAGAAAAATACCGAGGTATTCGACCTGCACCGGGCTATCCAGCCTGTCCCGACCATTTGGAAAAACTGACAATTTGGGATATGATGAAGGTGGAAGAGAAAATAGGCGTGAAATTGACCGATAGTTTGGCCATGTGGCCGGCTGCCAGTGTAAGTGGCTATTATTTTGGACACCCAGAGGCCAAATATTTTGGATTGGGAAAAATTAAACAAGATCAGGTTCAGGATTTTGCTGAACGAAAAAATATAAAACTGGAAGAGGCCCAAAAGTGGCTGGCACCTAATATTGTTGATAGTTAA
- the metF gene encoding methylenetetrahydrofolate reductase [NAD(P)H]: MKITDHINKANGETLFSFEIVPPVKGKSIQELYKNIDPLMEFKPPFIDVTTSREEYVYKEKNGLLDKKLTRTRPGTLGICASLKHKYDVDTVPHVLCGGFTKEETEYLLVDCQYLEIENVMALRGDARKEEKYFIPTKGGHQYASELVKQIYDVNQGNYLHDSIESNDCGDFCIGVAGYPEKHMEAPSLQSDLKRLKEKVDLGADYVVTQMFFDNQKFFAFVKAAREMGIEVPIIPGIKPIAVKRHLQLLPQVFRVDIPQDLIDAVEACKTNQEVRQVGVEWAIQQSKELKESGVPVLHYYSMGKSDNIKAIAKELF, encoded by the coding sequence ATGAAAATTACCGACCACATAAATAAAGCAAACGGAGAAACGCTTTTCAGTTTTGAAATCGTTCCACCCGTAAAAGGGAAGAGTATTCAAGAACTCTATAAAAATATTGACCCTTTAATGGAGTTCAAGCCACCCTTTATAGATGTGACCACCTCCAGAGAAGAGTATGTGTACAAAGAGAAAAATGGCTTGCTGGACAAAAAGTTGACACGAACGCGTCCCGGTACCTTAGGTATATGTGCTTCATTAAAACATAAATACGATGTGGATACGGTTCCACATGTGCTGTGTGGTGGGTTTACCAAGGAGGAAACCGAATATTTGTTGGTGGACTGTCAATATTTAGAGATAGAGAACGTGATGGCGCTTCGTGGTGATGCCCGTAAAGAGGAAAAATATTTTATACCTACCAAGGGCGGGCACCAATATGCTTCCGAATTGGTAAAACAGATTTATGATGTGAACCAAGGAAACTATTTGCACGATTCCATTGAATCCAATGATTGTGGAGACTTCTGCATAGGTGTGGCAGGTTACCCCGAAAAGCATATGGAAGCACCCTCTTTGCAATCCGATTTAAAACGTTTGAAGGAAAAAGTGGATTTGGGAGCGGATTATGTGGTGACCCAGATGTTTTTTGACAATCAAAAATTCTTTGCCTTTGTTAAGGCTGCCCGCGAAATGGGTATTGAAGTGCCGATTATTCCTGGAATCAAACCCATAGCGGTTAAAAGACATTTACAATTGTTGCCCCAAGTTTTTAGAGTGGACATACCACAAGATCTTATAGATGCCGTAGAGGCCTGTAAAACCAACCAAGAAGTACGACAAGTTGGTGTGGAGTGGGCAATTCAGCAATCAAAAGAATTAAAGGAGTCCGGAGTACCCGTGTTACACTACTATTCCATGGGAAAATCAGATAATATAAAGGCAATTGCCAAGGAACTTTTTTAA